In Nasonia vitripennis strain AsymCx chromosome 2, Nvit_psr_1.1, whole genome shotgun sequence, a genomic segment contains:
- the LOC100678024 gene encoding homeobox protein slou isoform X3, with the protein MMQEHKSFLIRDLLGDVLDHRVQEDSEDDSALHSDSEDTIDPGSSPSPGSATSGGKSCLPGGSGGSSGSGGRKPRRRRTAFTHAQLAYLERKFRCQKYLSVADRSDVADALSLSETQVKTWYQNRRTKWKRQNQLRLEQLRHQATVEKELLVRGVGLHHGGIEAYCPQVYSQSPPAAPSAPSAQQPSVVPTPVPTTASTAAFLSTAAALFRNVTYVHGCPL; encoded by the exons ATGATGCAGGAGCACAAGAGCTTTCTCATTAGAGACCTGCTCGGCGACGTCCTCGATCACCGCGTACAAG AAGACTCGGAGGACGACTCGGCCCTGCACTCGGACTCCGAGGACACGATCGACCCGGGCAGCAGTCCCTCTCCGGGCTCGGCCACCTCCGGCGGCAAGTCCTGCCTGCCCGGCGGCTCCGGCGGCTCCAGCGGCTCCGGCGGCCGGAAACCCCGCAGGAGGCGCACCGCGTTCACCCACGCCCAGCTGGCCTACCTCGAGCGCAAGTTCCGCTGCCAGAAGTACCTGAGCGTGGCCGACCGGAGCGACGTCGCCGAcgccctctccctctcggaGACCCAGGTCAAGACGTGGTACCAGAACCGAAG GACCAAGTGGAAGCGGCAGAACCAGCTGCGGCTCGAGCAGCTGCGCCACCAGGCGACGGTCGAGAAGGAGCTGCTGGTCAGGGGCGTGGGTCTGCACCACGGCGGCATCGAGGCCTACTGCCCGCAGGTCTACTCCCAGAGTCCACCGGCTGCCCCCTCGGCCCCGTCGGCCCAGCAGCCGTCGGTGGTGCCGACCCCGGTGCCCACCACCGCCTCCACCGCGGCCTTCCTCTCCACCGCGGCGGCCCTCTTCCGCAACGTCACCTACGTCCACGGCTGTCCGCTCTAA